The Akkermansia sp. N21116 genome includes a region encoding these proteins:
- the purC gene encoding phosphoribosylaminoimidazolesuccinocarboxamide synthase: protein MEPIYEGKAKRLYTTENPNVLRMEYKDDATAGNGAKKAQFENKGKMNKAITLVIYKMLESKGVKTHLVADVDDINIDVKKVSILPLEVIVRNIAAGSFSKRMGVKEGTRFTKPIVEFSYKDDSLGDPFINDDYARELGAATEAECQFLKDQARTVNEVLIDFFKQVGLTLVDFKIEFGRLAEDPTQIVLADEISPDTCRLWDIETGAKMDKDRFRQDLGNVMEAYEEVLARLQKNA, encoded by the coding sequence ATGGAACCCATTTACGAAGGAAAGGCCAAGAGACTTTATACGACCGAAAATCCCAATGTACTCCGCATGGAATACAAGGACGATGCCACCGCCGGCAACGGCGCTAAAAAGGCCCAGTTTGAAAACAAGGGCAAAATGAATAAGGCCATCACGCTCGTCATCTACAAGATGCTTGAAAGCAAAGGCGTGAAAACCCACCTTGTAGCCGATGTGGACGACATCAACATCGACGTCAAAAAAGTTTCCATCCTTCCGCTGGAAGTCATCGTCCGCAACATCGCCGCCGGTTCGTTCAGCAAGCGCATGGGCGTTAAGGAAGGAACCCGCTTCACGAAGCCGATCGTCGAATTCTCCTACAAGGACGACTCTCTGGGCGATCCCTTCATCAACGATGACTACGCCCGGGAACTGGGTGCCGCTACGGAAGCCGAATGCCAGTTCCTCAAGGACCAGGCTCGCACGGTGAATGAAGTGCTCATCGATTTCTTCAAGCAAGTCGGCCTGACCCTCGTCGACTTCAAGATCGAATTTGGTCGCCTTGCCGAAGATCCGACTCAGATCGTTCTCGCCGATGAGATTTCTCCCGATACCTGCCGTCTGTGGGACATTGAAACCGGAGCCAAAATGGACAAGGACCGTTTCCGTCAGGATCTCGGCAATGTAATGGAAGCCTACGAAGAAGTGCTTGCACGCCTCCAGAAGAACGCCTGA
- a CDS encoding phosphoribosylformylglycinamidine synthase subunit PurQ — protein sequence MPHALLLKYPGTNCDVETERALLASGFSTQVQPIATATPDHVKKAQLVVLSGGFSYGDYVTSGRLAQMETERFLGDALHKHHANGGFIFGICNGFQILTKLGILPKASLINNKSERFECIWDRLVKVSKTSPFLQLLPDEFELPSAHAEGRLVTNPGDAEKYLAEGLVALQYADNHNGSASNIAGLQDKTGRAMGLMPHPERFLLPDRHYDRDWAGHPDWGWGYFFFKSAFNALS from the coding sequence ATGCCTCACGCACTTCTTCTCAAGTACCCCGGTACCAACTGCGATGTGGAAACGGAACGCGCTCTTCTTGCATCCGGATTCTCCACACAGGTTCAGCCGATCGCGACGGCCACGCCGGATCATGTGAAAAAAGCCCAGCTCGTCGTCCTTAGCGGCGGTTTCAGCTATGGCGACTACGTCACCAGCGGCCGTCTTGCCCAGATGGAAACGGAACGCTTCCTCGGTGATGCCTTGCACAAACACCACGCCAACGGAGGTTTTATCTTCGGCATCTGCAACGGATTTCAGATCCTGACCAAACTGGGGATCCTGCCCAAGGCCAGCCTCATCAATAACAAGAGCGAACGGTTCGAATGCATATGGGATCGTCTCGTCAAAGTTTCCAAGACATCACCCTTCCTTCAGCTGCTTCCCGATGAATTCGAACTTCCTTCCGCCCATGCGGAAGGACGCCTCGTCACCAATCCGGGAGATGCGGAAAAATACCTCGCCGAAGGACTCGTCGCTCTTCAGTACGCCGACAACCACAACGGCTCCGCCAGCAACATTGCCGGACTTCAGGACAAAACCGGACGTGCCATGGGCCTCATGCCCCATCCGGAGCGCTTCCTCCTGCCCGACCGCCACTATGATCGCGACTGGGCGGGCCATCCAGACTGGGGCTGGGGATACTTCTTCTTCAAGTCCGCATTCAATGCCCTGAGCTAA
- the purL gene encoding phosphoribosylformylglycinamidine synthase subunit PurL: MSEKTYRIVPIRDLTSDQLTELSKAQKLSLSTEDMEVIQKIFIEEGREPTDVELEVIAQTWSEHCKHRIFSAEIEHTSNGSKETVKSLFKTYILRPSEEIMARKPGFVLSAFVDNAGFIGLDDKLAVCLKAETHNHPSAIEPYAGANTGLGGVIRDILGAGKGAKPIASLDVFCFGAPDTDPRTIKGDDVIHPLGIMRGVVHGVRDYGNRMGIPTVSGAIQFDPTYIYNPLVYCGTAGVIPREDIQKEMRPGLKIIAIGGRTGRDGLKGATFSSAALDEASHEEDFTAVQIGNPIEEKKTLDFILEARERGLIVFITDCGAGGFSSAAGEMLSETGGEIFLENAPLKEQGLKSWEIFLSESQERMVLAVEEKDIPELQKLADTFQTELTVLGHSDDTGILKVWHNGELVCSMDNSKLHEAPTKHLVSTFDSAPAKTGLDLPDKDLNTSLKTVMADFAIVSREPIIREYDHEVQGNTILKPLAGATADAPQDGSVVAVNGSDKCMAMACAILPEWGKTDPYAMGTGTVDECVRQLILVGANPDRIGLLDNFCMGNPHNPKELGRIVECVKGIARAALDYNAPYISGKDSFYNYFELDGKEINIPVSFLCSGFGIVEDPSHVTGSSLRRNNSKLYMIGYTEDEMGASVFARINGIQEAKVPQTDCKANFALYKAYYGALTAGLVLSAHDISEGGLAVAAAEMAFSGKGGITLDLSKLPTRGNWNSPAVPLFSESTGRILVEVDPDLASEFEAAMEGFPCACIGESTEDIDSLKATCCGGKLVLDSSVKELKKLWKDGLTPYY, translated from the coding sequence ATGTCCGAAAAAACATACCGTATCGTTCCCATCCGCGACTTGACCAGCGACCAGCTTACCGAGCTGAGCAAGGCGCAAAAACTCTCCCTGTCCACCGAGGACATGGAAGTCATCCAGAAAATCTTTATCGAAGAAGGCCGGGAACCTACCGATGTCGAACTCGAAGTCATTGCCCAAACCTGGTCCGAACACTGCAAGCACCGTATCTTCTCCGCCGAGATCGAGCACACCTCCAATGGCAGCAAGGAAACGGTCAAAAGCCTGTTCAAAACCTATATCCTGCGCCCGTCCGAGGAAATTATGGCCCGCAAGCCGGGATTCGTCCTCAGCGCATTCGTGGACAATGCCGGATTCATCGGACTGGACGACAAACTGGCCGTCTGTTTGAAGGCAGAAACGCACAATCACCCCTCTGCCATTGAGCCTTATGCAGGGGCCAACACCGGACTCGGCGGCGTCATCCGTGACATTCTCGGTGCCGGCAAAGGGGCCAAGCCTATCGCTTCCCTGGACGTTTTCTGCTTCGGAGCCCCCGACACCGATCCACGGACGATCAAGGGAGACGACGTCATCCACCCCCTCGGCATCATGCGCGGAGTTGTCCACGGTGTCCGCGACTATGGTAACCGCATGGGCATTCCGACAGTCAGTGGAGCCATCCAGTTCGACCCGACTTACATCTACAACCCTCTCGTCTACTGCGGTACAGCCGGCGTCATTCCCCGCGAAGACATCCAGAAGGAAATGCGCCCAGGCCTGAAAATCATCGCTATCGGCGGCCGTACGGGACGCGACGGGCTCAAGGGAGCAACCTTCTCGTCCGCCGCTCTGGACGAAGCCTCCCATGAAGAAGACTTCACCGCCGTCCAGATCGGCAACCCGATCGAAGAAAAGAAGACACTTGATTTCATTCTTGAAGCCCGTGAACGCGGCCTGATCGTCTTTATCACGGACTGCGGAGCCGGAGGTTTCTCCTCTGCAGCCGGTGAAATGCTCAGCGAAACCGGCGGGGAAATCTTCCTTGAAAACGCCCCTCTCAAGGAACAGGGGCTCAAATCCTGGGAAATCTTCCTATCCGAATCCCAGGAACGCATGGTGCTCGCCGTTGAAGAAAAAGACATTCCCGAACTTCAGAAGCTAGCCGACACCTTCCAGACGGAACTGACTGTCCTCGGACACTCCGACGACACCGGCATCCTCAAGGTCTGGCACAACGGAGAACTCGTCTGCAGCATGGATAATTCCAAATTGCACGAAGCTCCCACCAAGCATCTGGTTTCCACCTTCGATTCAGCTCCCGCCAAAACCGGGCTCGACCTGCCGGACAAGGATCTGAACACTTCCCTCAAAACCGTCATGGCCGACTTCGCCATCGTCTCCCGCGAACCCATCATCCGCGAATACGACCACGAAGTACAGGGTAACACGATCCTCAAGCCCCTCGCCGGAGCCACAGCCGATGCTCCTCAGGACGGTTCCGTCGTCGCCGTCAACGGTTCCGACAAGTGCATGGCCATGGCCTGCGCCATCCTGCCCGAATGGGGAAAAACCGATCCCTACGCCATGGGCACCGGCACGGTGGACGAATGTGTCCGCCAGCTCATCCTTGTTGGAGCCAATCCCGACCGCATCGGCCTGCTCGACAACTTCTGCATGGGCAATCCCCACAATCCGAAGGAACTCGGGCGCATCGTCGAATGCGTCAAGGGCATCGCCCGCGCGGCTCTGGACTACAATGCCCCGTATATTTCCGGCAAGGACTCATTCTATAACTACTTCGAACTCGACGGCAAGGAAATCAACATCCCCGTCAGTTTCCTTTGCTCAGGATTCGGTATCGTAGAAGACCCCTCCCATGTCACGGGTTCTTCCCTGCGCCGCAATAACAGCAAGCTCTACATGATCGGTTACACGGAAGATGAAATGGGTGCTTCTGTCTTTGCCCGTATCAACGGCATCCAGGAAGCCAAAGTCCCCCAGACGGATTGCAAGGCTAACTTCGCTCTCTACAAGGCATACTATGGAGCCCTCACCGCCGGACTCGTCCTCTCCGCCCATGATATTTCGGAAGGCGGTCTCGCCGTAGCGGCTGCCGAAATGGCATTCTCCGGCAAGGGAGGCATCACGCTGGATCTCTCCAAGCTGCCGACGCGAGGCAACTGGAATTCCCCCGCAGTCCCACTCTTCAGCGAAAGCACCGGACGCATTCTCGTCGAAGTCGACCCCGACCTCGCTTCCGAATTCGAAGCAGCTATGGAAGGATTCCCCTGCGCCTGTATCGGAGAATCCACGGAGGATATCGACAGTCTCAAAGCTACATGCTGCGGAGGCAAACTCGTTCTCGACAGTTCCGTCAAAGAACTTAAGAAGCTCTGGAAAGACGGTTTGACTCCCTATTATTGA